The following proteins are co-located in the Vigna angularis cultivar LongXiaoDou No.4 chromosome 2, ASM1680809v1, whole genome shotgun sequence genome:
- the LOC108328764 gene encoding senescence associated gene 20: MDDVVEMQENHQKMEVQNKAIVEILYKSLWGQGTMGNVTKLLASDLEWWFHGPPHCHHMMKVLTGEIDHTKGFRFEPRRITAVGGDHVIAEGWEGKAYWVHVWTVKNGLITQFREYFNTWLVVRNLTQPSWEDSKDSIIFWHSQARDLYQRTLPGLVLAI, from the coding sequence ATGGACGATGTTGTTGAGATGCAAGAGAATCATCAAAAGATGGAAGTGCAAAACAAGGCCATAGTTGAAATTCTCTACAAGTCACTATGGGGACAAGGGACAATGGGCAATGTGACCAAATTGCTAGCAAGTGACCTTGAGTGGTGGTTCCACGGTCCCCCTCATTGCCACCACATGATGAAGGTGCTCACAGGAGAAATAGATCACACTAAAGGCTTCCGGTTCGAGCCGAGGCGGATCACCGCCGTCGGCGGCGACCACGTGATCGCGGAGGGGTGGGAGGGCAAGGCCTATTGGGTGCATGTTTGGACAGTAAAAAATGGCCTCATAACTCAATTTAGAGAGTACTTCAACACATGGCTTGTGGTGAGGAATCTGACGCAACCAAGTTGGGAAGATAGCAAAGATAGCATCATATTTTGGCATAGCCAGGCTCGTGATCTCTATCAAAGGACACTTCCAGGACTTGTACTAGCCATTTAG